One window of Papaver somniferum cultivar HN1 chromosome 9, ASM357369v1, whole genome shotgun sequence genomic DNA carries:
- the LOC113308620 gene encoding uncharacterized protein LOC113308620 isoform X2 codes for MAMAFLKKTSNLLLHHHQIGSLVAARKIEVPSSTRFLNNRSNTWLPNFVEENDVIDRTSSSLSDSLSYLRRDSSPNLDVLGQSSSPSRGPRMDNNFQFTNPPRGRTGFTGLKRLDTTESVDDRDVKANTVVVRVKGFTNFRKKKEAVLRLREALGPKYQIINVQDVTNLPHNGCRLPKKRRK; via the exons ATGGCGATGGCTTTTCTAAAGAAAACAagtaatcttcttcttcatcatcaccaaATTGGTTCACTTGTTGCTGCTAGGAAGATTGAAGTTCCATCTTCAACCCGTTTCCTCAACAATCGCAGCAACACTTGGTTGCCTAATTTCGTTGAAGAAAATGATGTTATTGATAGAACATCATCTTCTCTTTCTGATTCCCTCTCTTATCTCCGTCGTGATTCCTCTCCTAATCTGG ATGTTTTGGGTCAATCTTCTTCGCCATCCAGAGGTCCTAGGATGGATAATAATTTTCAATTTACAAACCCACCTAGAGGACGAACTGGATTCACTGGATTAAAAAGATTGGATACAACAGAAAGTGTCGACGATAGAGATGTTAAGGCGAATACAGTCGTAGTAAGAGTCAAAGGGTTTACTAATTTCAGGAAAAAGAAAGAAGCTGTCTTGCGATTGAGAGAAGCATTAGGACCCAAATATCAGATTATAAACGTACAGGATGTCACCAACCTTCCACATAATGGATGCCGACTCCCCAAGAAACGTCGAAAGTAG
- the LOC113308619 gene encoding protein DETOXIFICATION 42-like, with the protein MAEEANLNEKKWSMPVCVFFKDARLLFKKDELGVDILRIAIPAALALMADPIASLIDTAFIGHIGPVELAGVGVAIAVFNQVSRIAIFPLVSITTSFVAEEDAVSRMNTEGKLEADNMEKACLENSEVKELITKADTGNTANKYDNYKTAKLENEKRHIPSASSALVIGGILGLVQAVFLIFGAKLLLGIMGIKHGSPMLAPAQRYLILRSLGAPAILLSLAMQGIFRGFKDTTTPLYATVAGDVTNIILDPIFIFTLKLGVSGAAIAHIISQYLLAAILLWKLMEKIDLLPPNIGELQFSRFLKNGVLLLARVIAATFCVTLAASMAARHGPTTMAAFQICLQIWLASSLLADGLAVAGQAILATAFAEKDLEKATSTASRVLQLGLVLGLILSVFLGVGLHFGSRLFTNDRNVLRLTSIATPFVAATQPINALAFVFDGVNFGASDFIYSAYSMVLVAIVSIVCLFLLSASHGFVGIWIALTIYMSLRMFAGFWRIATGSGPWHFLRS; encoded by the exons ATGGCCGAGGAAGCTAATCTGAATGAAAAGAAGTGGAGTATGCCGGTTTGTGTTTTCTTCAAGGATGCAAG GCTTCTTTTCAAGAAAGATGAGCTTGGGGTGGACATATTACGAATAGCAATTCCTGCAGCATTGGCTCTAATGGCAGATCCCATTGCCTCTTTGATTGATACAGCGTTCATTGGCCATATAG GTCCAGTTGAGCTCGCGGGTGTGGGAGTTGCTATTGCTGTATTTAACCAGGTATCAAGAATTGCTATATTCCCTCTTGTCAGcatcacaacttcttttgttgcgGAGGAAGATGCTGTTAGTAGAATGAATACTGAAGGTAAACTAGAAGCTGATAACATGGAAAAGGCATGTCTGGAAAACAGTGAGGTTAAAGAACTGATCACTAAAGCTG ATACAGGAAACACAGCGAACAAATACGACAATTATAAGACGGCAAAACTTGAAAATGAGAAGAGACACATTCCATCAGCATCATCAGCACTGGTCATTGGAGGGATACTTGGACTTGTTCAGGCTGTTTTCCTGATTTTTGGAGCAAAGCTTCTCCTGGGAATCATGGGTATAAAACAT GGGTCTCCTATGCTAGCCCCAGCGCAGCGATACTTGATATTGAGGTCTCTTGGTGCTCCTGCAATACTTCTCTCTTTAGCCATGCAAGGGATCTTCCGAGGATTCAAGGATACAACAACACCTTTATATGCTACTG TGGCAGGAGATGTAACAAATATCATTTTAGACCCGATTTTTATCTTCACTTTAAAATTGGGAGTCAGTGGTGCTGCCATTGCACATATTATTTCCCA GTACCTACTCGCAGCAATACTGTTATGGAAGCTAATGGAAAAAATTGATCTCTTACCGCCAAATATCGGGGAACTTCAATTTAGTCGATTTCTTAAAAATG GTGTTCTTTTGCTAGCAAGGGTAATAGCTGCAACATTTTGTGTGACTTTAGCAGCATCAATGGCTGCACGTCATGGACCAACAACCATGGCTGCTTTCCAGATCTGCTTACAGATTTGGCTAGCATCATCTCTTCTTGCTGATGGGTTGGCGGTTGCTGGACAG GCAATACTTGCTACTGCATTTGCTGAAAAAGATCTCGAGAAAGCTACATCCACTGCATCCCGGGTACTGCAG TTGGGTCTGGTTCTGGGTTTGATACTTTCTGTCTTTCTTGGAGTGGGTCTGCATTTCGGTTCGCGTTTATTTACTAATGACAGGAATGTTCTGCGTCTCACAAGTATAGCCACACCG TTTGTAGCAGCGACTCAACCAATCAATGCACTAGCCTTTGTTTTTGACGGTGTAAATTTTGGAGCATCTGACTTCATATATTCTGCTTACTCCATG GTTCTCGTGGCCATTGTTAGTATAGTGTGCCTGTTTCTTCTTTCTGCAAGCCATGGTTTTGTTGGAATCTGGATTGCTCTTACCATTTATATGAGTCTGCGAATGTTTGCTGGTTTTTGGAG AATTGCAACTGGGAGTGGACCGTGGCACTTCCTCAGAAGTTGA
- the LOC113308620 gene encoding uncharacterized protein LOC113308620 isoform X1, with protein sequence MAMAFLKKTSNLLLHHHQIGSLVAARKIEVPSSTRFLNNRSNTWLPNFVEENDVIDRTSSSLSDSLSYLRRDSSPNLGSNVLGQSSSPSRGPRMDNNFQFTNPPRGRTGFTGLKRLDTTESVDDRDVKANTVVVRVKGFTNFRKKKEAVLRLREALGPKYQIINVQDVTNLPHNGCRLPKKRRK encoded by the exons ATGGCGATGGCTTTTCTAAAGAAAACAagtaatcttcttcttcatcatcaccaaATTGGTTCACTTGTTGCTGCTAGGAAGATTGAAGTTCCATCTTCAACCCGTTTCCTCAACAATCGCAGCAACACTTGGTTGCCTAATTTCGTTGAAGAAAATGATGTTATTGATAGAACATCATCTTCTCTTTCTGATTCCCTCTCTTATCTCCGTCGTGATTCCTCTCCTAATCTGGGTAGTA ATGTTTTGGGTCAATCTTCTTCGCCATCCAGAGGTCCTAGGATGGATAATAATTTTCAATTTACAAACCCACCTAGAGGACGAACTGGATTCACTGGATTAAAAAGATTGGATACAACAGAAAGTGTCGACGATAGAGATGTTAAGGCGAATACAGTCGTAGTAAGAGTCAAAGGGTTTACTAATTTCAGGAAAAAGAAAGAAGCTGTCTTGCGATTGAGAGAAGCATTAGGACCCAAATATCAGATTATAAACGTACAGGATGTCACCAACCTTCCACATAATGGATGCCGACTCCCCAAGAAACGTCGAAAGTAG